A genome region from Akkermansiaceae bacterium includes the following:
- a CDS encoding efflux RND transporter periplasmic adaptor subunit, which yields MKTALKIIIPIAILVLAVGGYKFLGSLKPKPQNRQPPPVVPVVDLASVSPQDHAPPVLSYGTVTSHFETALTPQVSGKITEVSRQFRVGEKVAAGEVLVRIDPTDYDAALAQRESELTLAERALAEEEIRAEQAAGDWEASGRDLSKASDFVLRKPQLAAARASIASAEAAIKKARADRSRTEVRSPFAAVVTAREASPGNQASPQVSLGTLVATEKVEIRLPLTASQMARVSLPTEVELSSPLQPGVVWQAKLVRMEPTVDARNQVMYAVAEVADPYGDGKTALPVGIFANASVKAAAIPESYRIPEAAFVEDRYFWAMDGEGELMRVEAERVHSHGGETYVRPLEGGRGGLKVVIRPLSNFRKGMKVKAGDLSE from the coding sequence ATGAAGACCGCCCTCAAGATCATCATCCCCATCGCCATCCTCGTGCTTGCGGTGGGCGGTTACAAATTCCTCGGCAGCCTCAAGCCGAAGCCGCAGAACCGACAGCCTCCGCCGGTCGTTCCGGTGGTGGATCTCGCCTCGGTCTCGCCGCAAGACCACGCGCCGCCGGTGCTCAGCTATGGAACGGTGACGAGCCATTTCGAGACCGCACTCACGCCGCAGGTCAGTGGGAAAATCACGGAGGTCTCGCGGCAATTCCGGGTTGGCGAGAAGGTCGCTGCAGGGGAAGTGCTGGTGAGGATCGATCCCACCGATTACGACGCGGCCTTGGCGCAACGCGAGTCGGAGCTGACGCTTGCCGAGAGGGCGCTCGCGGAGGAGGAGATCCGCGCGGAGCAGGCGGCGGGTGATTGGGAGGCATCCGGGCGGGATCTTTCCAAGGCTTCGGATTTTGTTTTGAGGAAACCGCAGCTGGCGGCGGCGAGGGCGAGCATCGCATCGGCGGAGGCGGCGATCAAGAAGGCGCGCGCGGATCGGTCAAGGACGGAAGTTCGTTCTCCGTTCGCTGCGGTGGTGACGGCACGTGAGGCATCGCCGGGGAATCAGGCATCGCCGCAGGTCTCGCTAGGGACATTGGTTGCGACGGAAAAAGTGGAGATCCGCCTGCCTTTGACAGCGAGCCAGATGGCGCGGGTGAGCTTGCCGACGGAGGTGGAGCTGAGCAGCCCGCTGCAGCCCGGGGTGGTATGGCAGGCCAAGTTGGTGAGGATGGAGCCGACCGTTGATGCCCGCAATCAGGTGATGTATGCGGTGGCGGAGGTTGCGGATCCGTATGGTGATGGGAAGACGGCGCTGCCGGTGGGGATTTTTGCGAACGCCTCGGTCAAGGCCGCGGCGATCCCGGAGTCCTACCGCATCCCGGAGGCGGCGTTCGTGGAGGACAGGTATTTTTGGGCGATGGACGGGGAGGGGGAGTTGATGCGTGTGGAGGCGGAGCGGGTGCATTCGCATGGCGGCGAGACCTATGTCAGACCCCTGGAGGGCGGACGCGGCGGGCTGAAGGTGGTCATCCGGCCCCTGAGCAATTTCCGCAAGGGCATGAAGGTGAAAGCGGGCGACCTTTCCGAATGA
- the mtnP gene encoding S-methyl-5'-thioadenosine phosphorylase yields MPLKLKPPTHVNPSLAIIGGSGLYEIDTLEVIQRHNPITPFGEVSDDIIEGNLAGRSVLFLPRHGRGHRLLAHEINHRANIWALRSLGARWAVSVTAVGSLRQELAPRDVVVPDQLVDRTGRGHEHTFFGNGIAAHVGFADPYSSEMRRILLDAAAQHTTRHHDGGTYVSMNGPAFSTRAESNMHRAMGFDLIGMTNAPEARLCREAEIALATLCMVTDYDCWKEDEAAVDVASVIANLHANSTLAKDIIKALIPSLPHETAWPEHRSLDNAILTPVANWPSKTTQKLKPIIGRFL; encoded by the coding sequence ATGCCTTTGAAACTCAAGCCCCCAACTCACGTGAACCCATCCCTAGCCATCATCGGCGGCTCCGGCCTCTACGAGATCGACACGCTCGAAGTCATCCAACGCCACAACCCCATCACCCCCTTCGGCGAGGTTTCCGACGACATCATCGAGGGTAACCTGGCCGGACGCAGCGTCCTCTTCCTCCCTCGCCACGGCAGGGGGCACCGCCTGCTGGCTCACGAAATCAACCACCGCGCAAACATCTGGGCACTGCGCTCGCTCGGCGCCCGCTGGGCCGTTTCCGTCACCGCCGTCGGCTCGCTGCGGCAGGAGCTCGCGCCCCGCGATGTCGTCGTCCCGGATCAGCTCGTTGACAGGACGGGGCGCGGCCACGAGCACACCTTTTTCGGAAACGGCATCGCCGCCCATGTCGGCTTCGCAGATCCCTACAGCTCGGAAATGCGGAGGATCCTGTTAGATGCCGCGGCGCAGCACACAACCCGCCATCACGACGGCGGCACTTACGTATCCATGAACGGCCCGGCCTTCTCCACCCGCGCGGAATCCAACATGCACCGGGCCATGGGCTTCGATCTCATCGGCATGACCAACGCCCCGGAAGCCCGGCTTTGCCGCGAGGCGGAGATCGCCCTCGCCACGCTCTGCATGGTCACCGACTACGATTGCTGGAAGGAGGACGAGGCGGCGGTCGATGTCGCCTCGGTCATCGCGAACCTGCATGCGAACTCCACGCTGGCCAAGGACATCATCAAAGCCCTCATCCCCAGCCTGCCGCACGAAACCGCTTGGCCGGAGCACCGCTCGCTGGACAACGCCATCCTGACGCCGGTCGCAAACTGGCCGTCAAAGACCACCCAGAAGCTCAAGCCCATCATCGGCAGGTTCCTCTGA
- a CDS encoding DUF2293 domain-containing protein has product MANVETMDVKRAEDFAGAVWDFLSFHADCADLEAKMAGLIASHAVPVGSGTVARTKRIPIEKRAEAATIAWLRHQTTAYDFMNIRGDRREVRQMLAKESRRRLEGYRSGVKLGRGCPIWQAVTHGGTQ; this is encoded by the coding sequence ATGGCAAACGTGGAGACGATGGATGTGAAACGGGCCGAGGATTTCGCCGGGGCGGTGTGGGATTTCCTTTCCTTCCATGCCGACTGCGCGGATCTGGAGGCGAAAATGGCTGGGCTGATCGCGTCGCACGCGGTTCCGGTTGGAAGCGGGACGGTGGCGCGGACCAAGCGCATCCCGATCGAGAAACGGGCGGAGGCGGCGACGATCGCCTGGCTGCGCCATCAGACGACGGCCTACGATTTCATGAATATCCGGGGAGACAGGCGCGAGGTGAGGCAGATGCTCGCAAAGGAATCGAGGAGGCGGCTGGAAGGGTATCGGAGCGGTGTGAAGCTGGGGAGGGGCTGCCCGATTTGGCAGGCGGTGACACACGGCGGGACGCAGTAG
- a CDS encoding DUF2132 domain-containing protein gives MNPHPNDPLHGYTLEIIVTRLAEEYGWDDLADRIRIRCFANDPSVKSTLKFLRKTPWARGKVEALFIETLERQQREM, from the coding sequence ATGAATCCCCATCCCAACGACCCGCTCCACGGCTACACCCTGGAGATCATCGTCACCCGCCTCGCCGAGGAATACGGCTGGGACGATCTCGCTGACCGCATCCGCATCCGCTGCTTCGCCAATGACCCCTCGGTGAAATCAACCCTGAAATTCCTCCGTAAAACCCCATGGGCGCGCGGCAAGGTGGAGGCGCTTTTCATCGAAACCCTGGAACGCCAGCAGCGCGAAATGTAG